In the genome of Streptomyces pactum, one region contains:
- the speD gene encoding adenosylmethionine decarboxylase: MTNDLASAPKDINVDDLCSYAVDLWVADPSILTDEARLLEVLRTAAAKGNAKVLGESSHVFPNGAVTAILLLSASHLSIHTWPEFNLANVDLLAYGRLNGERMMESIEVELAPTRINVSRLLRAVH, translated from the coding sequence ATGACGAACGACCTCGCCAGCGCCCCCAAAGACATAAACGTCGACGACCTGTGCTCGTACGCGGTGGACCTCTGGGTCGCCGACCCGAGCATCCTGACCGACGAGGCCCGCCTGCTGGAGGTCCTTCGCACCGCCGCCGCCAAGGGCAACGCGAAGGTTCTCGGCGAGTCCTCGCACGTGTTCCCCAACGGTGCGGTGACCGCCATTCTCCTGCTGTCGGCCTCGCACCTCAGCATTCACACCTGGCCGGAATTCAACCTCGCCAACGTGGACTTGCTCGCGTACGGCCGCCTGAATGGCGAGCGCATGATGGAAAGCATCGAGGTCGAACTGGCCCCGACCCGCATCAACGTCTCCCGTCTGCTGCGCGCCGTTCACTGA
- a CDS encoding DUF3073 domain-containing protein codes for MGRGRARAKQAKVARELKYHAPATDFAALERELSVKIDRPLDEPDDFAYDGDHDRDRLDEREFAQQRPFPSRRRG; via the coding sequence ATGGGACGTGGTCGTGCGCGCGCCAAGCAAGCGAAGGTAGCTCGGGAGCTTAAGTACCACGCTCCGGCGACAGACTTCGCGGCCCTGGAGCGGGAACTCTCCGTAAAGATCGACAGGCCGCTCGACGAGCCGGACGACTTCGCATACGACGGCGATCACGACCGTGATCGCCTCGATGAGCGTGAGTTCGCCCAGCAGCGGCCCTTCCCGTCCCGCCGCCGGGGCTGA
- a CDS encoding 4'-phosphopantetheinyl transferase family protein: MPLHDFPEPPAGPLPDGVVRVWWAGTDDADERLCGLLDPVERARHRETAAPADRRRFLLGCAITRVALGGYLGLPPEEVPLVRRCPVCGGPHGKVRLGPVTPPPGDHHAPGRPAPAPGELPACRPAAPCPDTGAPAPDAHAGAPVPAVPRFSVTHSGGLVGVAFHRGGEVGLDAEAVDPGLDVSAIAPGVLTAGELAELDRLPADGRLRGFLRYWCRKEAAVKAVGTGLRTRFRDLGVTPPGAPPAVTAWPGRPATARALHLTDLDVTGSHLACLAVLGRAPAAIVHHRAGPALRRWAATR; the protein is encoded by the coding sequence ATGCCCCTCCATGACTTCCCGGAGCCGCCCGCGGGCCCGCTCCCGGACGGTGTGGTGCGGGTGTGGTGGGCCGGCACCGATGACGCCGACGAGCGGCTGTGCGGGCTCCTCGACCCGGTGGAGCGCGCCCGCCACCGGGAGACGGCCGCACCCGCCGACCGGCGGCGCTTCCTGCTGGGTTGTGCGATCACGCGGGTCGCGCTCGGCGGCTACCTGGGCCTGCCCCCGGAAGAGGTGCCCCTGGTGCGGCGCTGCCCGGTGTGCGGCGGCCCGCACGGCAAGGTGCGGCTCGGCCCCGTGACCCCGCCGCCCGGCGACCACCACGCTCCCGGCCGGCCGGCCCCGGCGCCCGGGGAACTCCCTGCGTGCCGCCCGGCGGCCCCGTGCCCGGACACCGGCGCCCCGGCCCCCGACGCGCACGCCGGCGCCCCGGTGCCCGCGGTACCGCGGTTCTCGGTGACGCACAGCGGCGGGCTGGTCGGGGTGGCGTTCCACCGGGGCGGCGAGGTGGGCCTGGACGCCGAGGCGGTGGACCCGGGGCTGGACGTCTCCGCAATCGCGCCCGGGGTGCTCACCGCGGGCGAGCTGGCCGAGCTGGACCGGCTCCCGGCGGACGGGCGGCTGCGCGGGTTCCTGCGCTACTGGTGCCGCAAGGAGGCCGCGGTGAAGGCGGTGGGCACCGGCCTGCGGACCCGCTTCCGGGACCTGGGGGTCACGCCGCCCGGTGCGCCCCCGGCCGTCACCGCCTGGCCCGGCCGGCCCGCCACGGCCCGGGCCCTGCACCTGACCGACCTGGACGTGACCGGGAGCCACCTGGCCTGCCTGGCGGTGCTGGGCCGGGCCCCGGCGGCGATCGTGCACCACCGCGCCGGCCCGGCACTGCGCCGCTGGGCCGCCACCCGCTGA
- a CDS encoding pyridoxal phosphate-dependent aminotransferase: protein MNGRPLLNRRLDGLGTTIFAEMSALAAATGAINLGQGFPDTDGPEEVREAAVRALRDGRGNQYPPGPGVPELRTAVAEHQARRYGLSFDPDTEVLVTAGATEAIAATLLALLEPGDEVIAFEPYYDSYAACIAMAGATRVPLTLRAPDFRPDLDALRDAVTPRTRLLLLNSPHNPTGMVLNPGELAAIAELAVERDLLVVTDEVYEHLVFEGEHTPLISLPGMRERTVAISSAGKTFSFTGWKVGWVTGAAPLVAAVRTAKQYLTFVSSGPFQYAVAEALRLPDGFFTGFREDLRAKRDLLAGGLADAGLTVFRPQGTYFITTDIAALGEKDGLAFCRSLPERCGVVAVPNAVFYDDPEAGRTQVRFAFCKREEILREAAARLSGLGRG from the coding sequence ATGAACGGCAGGCCCTTGCTGAACCGCAGGCTGGACGGGCTCGGCACCACGATCTTCGCGGAGATGTCGGCGCTGGCGGCCGCCACCGGCGCGATCAACCTGGGCCAGGGCTTCCCGGACACCGACGGGCCCGAGGAGGTCCGCGAGGCGGCGGTGCGCGCGCTGCGGGACGGCCGGGGCAACCAGTACCCGCCGGGGCCCGGCGTCCCCGAACTCCGTACCGCCGTCGCCGAGCACCAGGCGCGCCGCTACGGGCTCTCCTTCGACCCGGACACCGAGGTGCTGGTCACCGCGGGCGCCACCGAGGCCATCGCCGCCACCCTGCTCGCCCTGCTGGAGCCCGGTGACGAGGTGATCGCCTTCGAGCCGTACTACGACTCCTACGCCGCCTGCATCGCCATGGCCGGCGCCACCCGGGTGCCGCTCACGCTGCGCGCCCCGGACTTCCGGCCGGACCTCGACGCCCTGCGGGACGCGGTCACCCCGCGCACCCGGCTGCTGCTCCTCAACTCCCCGCACAACCCGACCGGCATGGTGCTCAACCCCGGCGAACTGGCGGCCATCGCCGAGCTGGCGGTGGAGCGCGACCTGCTGGTGGTGACCGACGAGGTCTACGAGCACCTGGTCTTCGAGGGCGAGCACACCCCGCTGATCTCGCTGCCCGGCATGCGGGAGCGGACCGTCGCCATCTCCTCCGCGGGCAAGACCTTCTCCTTCACCGGCTGGAAGGTGGGCTGGGTGACCGGGGCGGCCCCGCTGGTGGCGGCGGTGCGGACCGCCAAGCAGTACCTGACCTTCGTCAGTTCGGGCCCGTTCCAGTACGCGGTCGCGGAGGCGCTGCGCCTGCCGGACGGTTTCTTCACCGGTTTCCGCGAGGACCTGCGCGCCAAGCGTGACCTGCTGGCCGGCGGGCTCGCCGACGCGGGCCTGACGGTCTTCCGGCCGCAGGGCACCTACTTCATCACCACCGACATCGCCGCCCTGGGGGAGAAGGACGGCCTCGCCTTCTGCCGGAGCCTGCCGGAGCGGTGCGGCGTGGTCGCGGTCCCCAACGCGGTCTTCTACGACGACCCGGAAGCCGGCCGCACCCAGGTCCGGTTCGCCTTCTGCAAACGCGAGGAGATCCTGCGGGAGGCCGCGGCCCGGCTGAGCGGCCTGGGCCGCGGGTAG
- a CDS encoding DUF2617 family protein: MLTTLKTAYTDTRAADLAWCLGREPLPSLAVLDLEFPETTVQLRLLGASHQVILDGPGGTCSETVACIPGSSTPLPLGVSTLVGDREYEFAARVETLSRGSFAGRAQELLALVTDHPHGLAGTFPGDPHAFTAMLAQSHEGQIKWRTWHAYPQEGRLVATRTRVGSRVTAATL; the protein is encoded by the coding sequence ATGCTCACGACCCTGAAGACGGCCTACACCGACACCCGTGCCGCCGATCTCGCCTGGTGTCTGGGACGGGAACCGCTCCCCTCCCTGGCCGTACTGGATCTCGAATTCCCGGAAACCACCGTGCAGTTGAGGCTGCTCGGCGCCTCGCACCAAGTCATCCTCGACGGTCCGGGCGGCACCTGTTCGGAGACGGTGGCCTGTATACCCGGCAGCAGCACCCCGCTGCCCCTCGGCGTCTCGACCCTGGTCGGCGACCGGGAGTACGAATTCGCGGCACGCGTGGAGACCCTTTCCCGGGGTTCCTTCGCGGGCCGGGCCCAGGAGTTGCTCGCGCTCGTCACCGACCATCCGCACGGCCTCGCCGGGACGTTCCCCGGCGACCCGCACGCCTTCACCGCGATGCTCGCCCAGAGCCACGAAGGCCAGATCAAGTGGCGCACCTGGCACGCCTACCCCCAGGAGGGGCGGCTGGTGGCCACCCGGACCCGGGTGGGCTCCCGGGTCACCGCCGCGACGCTCTGA